In Algihabitans albus, the following are encoded in one genomic region:
- a CDS encoding putative monovalent cation/H+ antiporter subunit A has translation MAAASKADAPVPLFSRLVVLLPATLFVWFLTFLPEVSGGAVLTWRISWIPQLGIDLSFMVDGLSLLFALLITGIGSFILLYASDYMRGYPQVGRFTLFLVSFMLAMLGLVLSDNLIALFVFWELTTITSFLLIGYTHEDAAARRSALQGLFVTGAGGLAMLAGFILLGQAAGTYSLSEILADPDVLRGHADYLPILILVLCGAFTKSAQFPFHFWLPNAMAAPTPVSAYLHSATMVKAGVFLLARFTPVLGDTEIWMATLTIFGAVTTVYASIIALTRTDLKQVLAYTTVMALGACVMFLGAPTRAENGDPSIGLIAAVTFIFVHALYKAALFMVAGNIDHEAGTRELSRLGGLRRAMPWTCAAAILAALSMAGLPPFVGFIGKELLYKGALAWPAEPYIAVAAIVAAKVMMVTVALLVAFLPFFGAQRDLPKPPHEAPVTMWIGPLVLGVIALFGGLLPDLTAETLLLPAAAAVMGYQPDYEVKLWHGVNIPLILSAITVASGALIYAKRARLLALLSRGVAAFPLTGDRAYDRAMAWIADVAIWQTRWLQGGTQRRYILVVFSTLGLALATTLVLKDALVWPLPEVSANFVEWGVALLIVAATASTLMAESRLLAICSLGVVGAGVALIFLLFGAPDVAMTQLLVETLVVVIVAIVLLKLPDFRGEQRPTGAGRLRDAVVAGVVGVSTTLIVLSVTAEPPQQAITDYFEENSMPGGFGRNIVNVILVDFRALDTLGEVAVVAVAGVAAYALIMLRPRRRSNGTRKNGGQVGGQDRGGKERIGA, from the coding sequence ATGGCTGCCGCCAGTAAGGCCGATGCACCGGTACCGTTGTTTTCACGGCTCGTCGTGCTGTTGCCGGCTACGCTCTTCGTCTGGTTCCTGACCTTTTTGCCCGAAGTTTCGGGCGGCGCCGTCCTGACCTGGCGGATTTCTTGGATCCCGCAGCTCGGGATCGACCTGTCCTTCATGGTCGATGGGCTAAGCTTGCTGTTTGCCTTGCTGATCACGGGGATCGGCAGCTTTATCCTGCTCTATGCCAGCGACTACATGCGCGGCTACCCGCAGGTCGGCCGCTTTACGCTGTTCCTGGTCAGCTTCATGCTGGCGATGCTGGGGCTGGTGCTGTCGGACAACCTGATTGCGCTCTTCGTCTTTTGGGAACTGACGACGATTACGTCGTTTCTGCTGATCGGCTACACCCACGAGGATGCGGCGGCCCGCCGCTCCGCCCTGCAGGGCCTCTTCGTCACCGGGGCCGGCGGATTGGCCATGCTTGCGGGCTTCATCCTGTTGGGCCAGGCTGCCGGCACCTACAGCCTGTCGGAGATCCTGGCGGATCCCGACGTCCTTCGCGGGCACGCCGACTATCTGCCGATTCTGATTCTGGTGCTCTGCGGCGCCTTTACCAAGTCGGCCCAGTTTCCTTTCCATTTCTGGCTGCCGAACGCGATGGCGGCGCCGACGCCAGTTTCAGCCTACCTGCATTCGGCCACCATGGTGAAGGCCGGCGTGTTCCTGCTGGCTCGTTTCACCCCGGTTCTGGGCGACACCGAGATCTGGATGGCGACCCTGACCATCTTCGGGGCCGTGACCACCGTCTATGCCTCGATCATTGCACTGACCCGAACCGATCTGAAGCAGGTACTGGCCTACACGACCGTGATGGCGCTGGGCGCCTGCGTCATGTTTCTCGGGGCGCCGACGCGTGCGGAGAATGGCGATCCGTCGATCGGTCTGATCGCCGCCGTCACCTTCATCTTCGTTCACGCTCTCTACAAGGCCGCGCTTTTCATGGTGGCCGGTAACATCGATCACGAGGCCGGCACCCGCGAACTGAGTCGGCTCGGTGGTTTGCGGCGGGCCATGCCCTGGACCTGTGCGGCAGCGATCCTGGCCGCGCTCTCGATGGCCGGGCTGCCCCCCTTCGTGGGCTTCATCGGCAAGGAGCTTTTGTACAAGGGCGCGTTGGCCTGGCCGGCCGAGCCCTACATCGCCGTTGCCGCCATCGTTGCCGCCAAGGTCATGATGGTGACGGTGGCCTTACTGGTCGCGTTCCTGCCCTTCTTCGGCGCGCAGCGGGATCTGCCCAAGCCCCCGCACGAGGCTCCCGTGACCATGTGGATCGGTCCTCTGGTGCTCGGTGTGATCGCTCTCTTCGGCGGGCTGCTGCCGGACCTCACGGCCGAGACGCTGCTGCTGCCGGCGGCTGCGGCGGTGATGGGGTATCAACCGGACTACGAGGTCAAGCTCTGGCACGGCGTGAACATCCCGCTGATCCTTTCGGCGATCACCGTCGCATCGGGTGCCTTGATCTATGCAAAGCGGGCACGTCTGCTGGCGCTCCTCTCGCGCGGTGTTGCCGCTTTTCCGCTTACGGGCGACCGCGCCTACGACCGGGCCATGGCCTGGATCGCCGATGTCGCCATCTGGCAGACGCGCTGGCTGCAGGGCGGGACCCAGCGGCGTTACATCCTCGTGGTCTTCTCGACTCTGGGGCTGGCCCTGGCAACGACGCTGGTGCTGAAGGATGCACTGGTCTGGCCCCTGCCCGAGGTCTCGGCCAATTTCGTCGAATGGGGTGTTGCCTTACTGATCGTGGCGGCGACCGCCTCCACACTGATGGCCGAATCGCGCCTCTTGGCGATCTGTTCGCTCGGTGTGGTCGGGGCCGGTGTCGCGCTGATCTTCTTGCTGTTCGGCGCGCCAGACGTCGCCATGACTCAGCTTCTGGTCGAGACCCTGGTCGTGGTGATCGTCGCCATCGTCCTACTCAAGCTGCCGGACTTTCGCGGCGAGCAGCGTCCGACCGGTGCCGGCCGGCTGCGCGATGCGGTGGTCGCTGGCGTGGTCGGCGTTTCGACCACCTTGATCGTCTTGTCGGTGACGGCGGAACCGCCGCAGCAGGCGATCACCGACTACTTCGAGGAAAACTCCATGCCCGGAGGGTTCGGCCGGAACATCGTCAACGTGATCCTGGTCGACTTCCGCGCGCTCGATACGTTGGGCGAAGTGGCGGTGGTGGCCGTTGCCGGCGTCGCGGCCTATGCGCTGATCATGCTGCGTCCGCGCCGCCGCAGCAACGGCACGCGCAAGAATGGAGGTCAGGTCGGCGGACAAGACCGGGGCGGGAAGGAGAGGATCGGCGCATGA
- a CDS encoding xanthine dehydrogenase family protein molybdopterin-binding subunit produces the protein MGQFGKGQGIRRVEDQRFLTGHARYTDDIRLAGESYMAVVRSPLAHAEITAIDIAEARDLPGVLLVLTAEDLASEKIGNIPVLAKIQGRDGEVKQPPHPVLARRFVRHVGDPVAVVVAETYEQAVAAAETVVVDYDDRPAVTDAAAALAAQAPQVHPEAPGNLALTWEHGDRAAVEAAFAKAERRARIEIINNRLVVNSMEPRVALGEYDPASEHFTLTTPSQGIFRLHDQLAETILGTTKDKVRIVTPDVGGGFGMKIFCYAEQVLVLLAARRLGRPVRWVGERTESFQSDIQGRDHRTVAEMAMDKDGRFLGIRVETKANLGAYLSNFGPYIPTGASTQMYSGLYKIPAIFAEVQCAFTNTVPVDAYRGAGRPEAAYCMERLVEACAREIGVDTREIRLRNFIRPEDLPYETGMGPVYDSGDPARLLEQATKLADWEGVAERKAEARRRGKYRGIGLASYVEACGGIGAEEARISLEEDGGVTLVIGTMTNGQGHHTAYAQILNDLMDIDPEKVRLVQGDSDIVKRGGGTGGSRSLLMGGVATERAGEKVIERARKVAGHLLEAADADLEFADGLFTIAGTDKRVTLTEVAKATHGEDLPEEIAGPIEETGGYKAEAMTYPNGCHIVELEIDDATGTVEILRYVVVDDFGKVVNPLLVLGQVHGGTAQGIGQALLEHTVYDEDGQLITASFMDYTMPRADDTPNFEITLVEDMPCATNPLGVKGAGEAGAIGAPPAIINALLDALQPLGVAHLDMPATPERIWRAMRDADSAQRRAAE, from the coding sequence ATGGGTCAATTCGGCAAAGGCCAAGGTATCAGACGCGTCGAGGACCAGCGGTTCCTGACCGGTCACGCGCGCTACACCGACGACATCCGTCTAGCGGGCGAAAGCTATATGGCCGTCGTCCGCAGTCCCCTGGCGCATGCTGAAATCACCGCGATCGATATCGCAGAAGCACGGGATCTGCCCGGCGTTCTGTTGGTTCTGACGGCGGAAGACCTCGCGAGCGAGAAGATCGGCAATATTCCGGTGCTCGCCAAAATCCAAGGACGCGACGGCGAGGTGAAGCAACCGCCGCATCCGGTCCTGGCCCGGAGGTTCGTGCGTCACGTCGGCGATCCGGTCGCCGTGGTCGTGGCCGAAACGTACGAACAAGCCGTCGCGGCGGCCGAGACGGTGGTGGTCGACTACGACGACCGGCCGGCCGTGACCGACGCCGCCGCCGCTTTGGCGGCGCAGGCACCCCAGGTACATCCTGAAGCACCGGGCAACCTGGCGCTCACTTGGGAGCATGGCGACCGCGCTGCCGTCGAGGCGGCCTTCGCCAAGGCCGAACGGAGGGCGCGCATCGAGATCATCAACAACCGACTGGTCGTGAACTCCATGGAACCGCGGGTGGCGCTCGGCGAGTACGACCCGGCCAGCGAACACTTTACGCTCACCACGCCCAGTCAGGGCATCTTCCGACTGCACGACCAGTTGGCCGAAACCATCCTAGGCACGACCAAGGACAAAGTCCGCATCGTAACGCCCGATGTCGGCGGCGGTTTCGGTATGAAGATTTTCTGTTACGCCGAACAGGTGCTGGTTCTGCTGGCCGCGAGGCGGCTTGGCCGGCCCGTGCGCTGGGTCGGAGAGCGAACCGAGTCCTTCCAATCGGACATCCAAGGCCGCGACCACAGGACCGTGGCGGAGATGGCGATGGACAAGGATGGCCGCTTCCTTGGGATTCGCGTCGAAACCAAGGCCAACCTAGGAGCCTATCTCTCCAACTTCGGACCCTACATCCCGACCGGCGCCAGCACGCAGATGTACTCCGGTCTCTACAAGATTCCCGCCATCTTCGCGGAAGTGCAGTGCGCCTTCACCAACACCGTGCCGGTCGACGCCTACCGGGGTGCCGGGCGGCCCGAAGCCGCCTACTGCATGGAGCGCCTGGTTGAGGCCTGCGCCCGCGAGATCGGTGTCGACACCCGCGAAATCCGGCTGAGAAACTTCATTCGACCCGAGGACCTTCCCTACGAGACCGGGATGGGCCCGGTCTACGATTCTGGCGATCCGGCTCGCCTGCTCGAGCAGGCCACGAAACTGGCGGACTGGGAGGGTGTGGCCGAACGCAAGGCGGAAGCGCGCCGGCGCGGCAAGTACCGCGGCATCGGCCTTGCCTCTTACGTCGAGGCCTGCGGCGGCATCGGTGCGGAGGAAGCCCGCATCTCCCTGGAGGAAGACGGCGGCGTCACCCTTGTGATCGGCACGATGACCAACGGCCAGGGCCACCACACCGCCTATGCCCAAATTCTCAACGATCTGATGGACATTGATCCGGAGAAGGTCCGCCTGGTGCAGGGCGACTCCGACATCGTCAAACGCGGCGGCGGCACCGGCGGGTCACGCTCGCTTCTGATGGGCGGCGTCGCGACAGAGCGCGCCGGAGAGAAAGTCATCGAGCGCGCGCGAAAGGTGGCCGGCCATCTGCTGGAGGCCGCCGACGCCGATCTGGAGTTCGCCGACGGTCTTTTCACCATCGCCGGGACCGACAAGCGGGTGACCCTGACGGAGGTCGCGAAAGCAACCCACGGCGAGGACTTGCCGGAGGAGATCGCCGGACCGATCGAGGAGACGGGCGGCTACAAGGCAGAGGCCATGACCTATCCCAACGGCTGTCACATCGTGGAACTCGAGATCGACGACGCCACCGGCACGGTCGAGATCCTGCGATACGTCGTGGTTGACGATTTCGGCAAGGTCGTGAACCCGCTGCTGGTACTCGGTCAGGTCCATGGCGGTACCGCCCAGGGCATCGGTCAGGCCTTGTTGGAGCATACCGTCTACGATGAGGACGGCCAGCTGATCACGGCCAGCTTCATGGACTACACCATGCCTCGGGCGGACGATACGCCCAACTTCGAGATCACACTGGTCGAAGACATGCCCTGCGCCACCAACCCGCTGGGGGTGAAGGGCGCCGGCGAAGCCGGAGCGATCGGCGCGCCGCCGGCAATCATCAATGCGCTTCTGGACGCCTTGCAGCCGCTTGGCGTGGCTCACCTGGACATGCCGGCCACACCGGAGCGGATCTGGCGCGCAATGCGCGACGCCGACAGCGCGCAGCGGCGGGCGGCAGAATGA
- the cysQ gene encoding 3'(2'),5'-bisphosphate nucleotidase CysQ has translation MSESGMNNSEQEAEPQDDLLAVLRILAERAGKIALAYYAEAEEIEVRSKADASPVTEADEACEAFLLEALHKLTPDVPVVSEEASSQSGLPDIDVTKPFWLVDPLDGTREFISRNGEFTVNVALIRNQRPVAGVVHAPALAMTWCGGFDDEGKGHASFNETDRPPMAIEARRTPEAGETVVASRRHGSGEDLETFLAERKIAERVTAGSSLKFCLVASGKADLYPRFGPTMEWDTAAGQAVLTAAGGLVETLDGEPLRYGKAGFANPNFVAVNQRD, from the coding sequence ATGAGCGAAAGCGGAATGAACAACAGCGAGCAAGAGGCCGAACCGCAGGACGACCTGCTTGCCGTTCTGCGTATCCTCGCCGAGCGGGCCGGCAAGATCGCGCTTGCCTACTATGCGGAAGCTGAAGAGATCGAGGTTCGCAGCAAGGCCGACGCCTCGCCGGTCACGGAAGCGGACGAGGCCTGCGAAGCCTTCTTGCTGGAGGCATTGCACAAGCTGACACCGGACGTGCCGGTGGTTTCCGAAGAAGCCTCGTCCCAGAGCGGCCTGCCGGATATCGACGTGACAAAGCCCTTCTGGCTGGTCGATCCGCTGGACGGCACGCGGGAGTTTATCTCTCGGAATGGCGAGTTTACCGTCAACGTCGCCCTGATCCGAAACCAGCGGCCGGTGGCGGGCGTGGTGCATGCGCCGGCATTGGCCATGACCTGGTGCGGCGGCTTCGACGACGAGGGCAAGGGTCACGCCAGCTTCAACGAGACGGACCGGCCGCCGATGGCCATCGAAGCCCGGCGAACGCCTGAAGCGGGCGAGACCGTCGTGGCCAGCCGCCGTCACGGTTCGGGCGAGGACCTGGAGACCTTCCTTGCCGAGCGGAAGATCGCCGAGCGGGTCACAGCCGGCTCCTCCCTGAAGTTCTGTCTGGTCGCGAGCGGCAAGGCCGATCTCTACCCTCGCTTCGGCCCGACCATGGAATGGGATACCGCTGCCGGCCAGGCGGTCTTGACGGCCGCGGGCGGATTGGTGGAAACGCTGGATGGCGAACCGCTGCGTTATGGCAAGGCAGGCTTCGCGAACCCGAACTTCGTCGCCGTCAACCAGCGTGACTAG
- a CDS encoding FMN-dependent NADH-azoreductase, protein MAASITHLATNHSKGNPTPRVLRIDASARKTGSTTRGLADKVIERLRDQHPELTLVERDLAEGIPFVTEAWVAANFIPAETRTPEQRAQLAVSDLLVAELETADILVIGLPIYNFGPPAALKAWIDQIARARVTFRYTENGPVGLLEGKKAYLVAASGGTAMGSAIDFATPYLRHVLGFVGIEDVTLIAADRQMVDAEAASDKAERALQSALPLSA, encoded by the coding sequence ATGGCCGCCAGCATCACGCATCTCGCGACGAACCACTCCAAAGGTAACCCGACGCCACGAGTCCTGCGGATCGACGCGAGTGCGCGCAAGACAGGCTCCACGACGCGCGGCTTAGCCGACAAGGTCATCGAGCGGCTGCGTGACCAGCATCCGGAGTTAACGCTTGTCGAACGCGATCTGGCTGAGGGCATTCCCTTCGTGACCGAGGCCTGGGTGGCCGCGAACTTCATCCCGGCCGAGACCCGCACGCCCGAACAGCGGGCTCAACTGGCGGTCTCCGACCTGCTGGTCGCGGAACTGGAGACTGCCGACATCCTGGTCATCGGCCTCCCGATCTACAACTTCGGCCCGCCGGCTGCTCTCAAGGCCTGGATCGACCAGATCGCCCGGGCACGCGTGACCTTCCGCTATACGGAAAACGGACCGGTCGGCCTGCTGGAGGGTAAGAAGGCCTATCTGGTCGCGGCCTCCGGCGGAACGGCAATGGGCAGTGCCATAGACTTCGCGACGCCCTATCTCCGGCACGTCTTGGGCTTCGTCGGCATCGAGGATGTCACGCTGATCGCCGCCGACCGACAGATGGTGGACGCTGAAGCCGCCAGCGACAAAGCGGAACGCGCACTCCAGAGCGCACTGCCGTTATCGGCTTGA
- a CDS encoding SLC13 family permease produces MSLDQGLLFGLLALLVVLLVWGRIRYDVVAFGALIACVVAGLIPATEAFAGFGHPATVTVALVLALSKALSDSGATDIFARAVQPAAGRTTTHIAALGGIGALLSGFMNNVGTLGLLMPVALSSAAKAKRAAGLLLMPLSFATILGGLITLIGTPPNIIVATQRAELLPARGSFDMFDFTPVGGVVALAGLLFVTLIGWRLMPRGDAAGTGAAELMRIDAYLSEIRIPADSEASSLTVSELYEKVKDLEVQVVAVMRQGRRIAPVPSGLALIVGDRVLIEASPKDLEAFVRRLGVEQGKSGTPEDGLLTDGEAIVAEAVIPPNSNLERRTVEQLRLGSRLGLTLLGVAREGRPYRGRLRDFRFAAGDVLLLHGEEDRVSDFVARYDLLPLAERGLIYGQRRHAASLAGLFALAILVASLGLVPIYIAFGAALTVMVASGLVSLRGLYAAIDWPVIVLLGALIPVGGALQSTGATDTIASAILEVTGGLPAWVVLTLVLVVTMTLSDVLNNAATAVVMAPISVNLAERLETNPDAFLMAVAIGASCAFLTPIGHQNNALIMGPGGYRFGDYWKMGAPLELLLVAVAIPMILLVWGL; encoded by the coding sequence GTGAGTCTCGACCAAGGCTTGCTGTTCGGCCTTCTGGCGCTCCTTGTCGTTCTGCTGGTCTGGGGGCGGATCCGCTACGACGTGGTTGCGTTCGGCGCCTTGATCGCCTGTGTGGTCGCTGGTTTGATACCGGCGACCGAGGCGTTCGCAGGCTTCGGCCATCCGGCGACGGTGACAGTGGCGCTGGTCTTGGCGCTGTCAAAGGCGCTCAGCGATTCGGGCGCGACCGATATCTTCGCTCGGGCTGTGCAGCCGGCTGCGGGGCGGACGACCACGCATATTGCCGCGCTGGGCGGGATCGGTGCCCTGCTCTCCGGTTTCATGAACAATGTCGGCACCTTGGGCTTGCTGATGCCGGTGGCGCTCTCGAGCGCTGCCAAGGCCAAGCGGGCGGCGGGGTTGCTCTTGATGCCGCTTTCCTTCGCAACCATTCTGGGCGGCCTGATCACTTTGATCGGAACGCCGCCCAACATCATCGTGGCGACGCAGCGGGCCGAACTTTTGCCCGCACGTGGTAGTTTCGACATGTTCGACTTTACCCCCGTGGGCGGCGTCGTCGCCCTGGCCGGCCTGCTGTTCGTAACGCTGATCGGATGGCGCCTCATGCCACGCGGCGATGCGGCGGGCACCGGCGCGGCCGAGCTGATGCGGATCGACGCCTACCTCTCGGAGATCCGCATTCCGGCTGACAGCGAGGCCTCCAGCCTGACGGTCTCGGAGTTATACGAGAAGGTTAAGGACCTCGAAGTGCAGGTCGTAGCCGTGATGCGTCAGGGCCGGCGCATCGCGCCGGTTCCAAGCGGTCTCGCCCTGATCGTCGGCGACCGCGTTCTGATCGAAGCGTCGCCCAAGGATTTGGAAGCCTTCGTCCGGCGGCTGGGCGTGGAACAGGGTAAAAGCGGCACTCCGGAAGACGGCTTGCTGACCGATGGCGAGGCAATCGTTGCCGAAGCCGTCATTCCGCCCAACAGCAACCTGGAACGGCGGACGGTCGAGCAGCTACGCCTGGGTTCGCGCCTCGGACTCACGCTTCTGGGTGTGGCGCGGGAGGGCAGGCCTTATCGCGGACGTCTGCGCGACTTTCGATTCGCGGCCGGTGACGTCCTGCTGCTTCATGGCGAGGAAGACAGGGTCTCCGACTTCGTGGCGCGCTACGACCTGCTTCCCTTGGCCGAGCGCGGGCTGATCTACGGACAGCGCCGCCATGCGGCTTCTCTGGCTGGCCTCTTCGCGCTTGCCATCCTCGTCGCGAGCCTGGGCCTCGTGCCGATCTACATCGCCTTCGGTGCCGCCCTGACCGTGATGGTGGCAAGCGGTCTGGTCTCGCTGCGCGGGCTCTATGCTGCGATCGACTGGCCCGTGATCGTGCTGCTGGGCGCACTGATCCCGGTCGGCGGGGCGCTGCAATCGACCGGCGCGACCGATACCATCGCTTCCGCGATTCTCGAGGTGACCGGTGGCCTGCCGGCGTGGGTGGTTCTCACCCTCGTGCTGGTGGTGACTATGACGCTGTCCGACGTTCTGAACAACGCCGCGACCGCCGTGGTCATGGCGCCGATCTCCGTCAATCTCGCCGAGCGGCTGGAAACCAATCCCGATGCCTTCCTGATGGCCGTCGCGATCGGTGCGTCCTGCGCGTTTCTGACGCCGATCGGTCACCAGAACAACGCGCTGATCATGGGGCCGGGCGGCTACCGCTTCGGCGACTATTGGAAGATGGGCGCTCCGCTCGAGTTGCTGCTCGTCGCCGTGGCGATTCCAATGATCCTGTTGGTCTGGGGGCTCTAG
- a CDS encoding SDR family NAD(P)-dependent oxidoreductase: protein MADQISADRLTLEKTQSDGAEKPTVVLTGASRGIGHATVMRFSHENWRIITCSREEVPEACKRDPNWAHHITADLADPAGVADFIAEAVEILGDRGLQALVNNAAVSPKTPFKERLGCLNGDIADWRWVFELNFFAPLTLARGFAVPLRRGKGSIVNITSIAGHATHPFAGSAYSTSKAALSALTRELAVELAQLGIRVNAVAPGEIETGMIGPEYESLIPRIPMQRMGTPDEVAAAVFRLCTRDFAYVTGTEVFVTGGQHLY, encoded by the coding sequence ATGGCCGATCAGATCTCCGCCGACCGCCTCACGCTCGAAAAGACGCAAAGCGACGGTGCAGAGAAGCCGACCGTGGTGCTCACCGGCGCCAGTCGGGGCATCGGTCACGCGACGGTCATGCGTTTCTCGCACGAGAACTGGCGAATCATTACTTGTTCGCGCGAGGAGGTGCCGGAGGCCTGCAAGCGCGATCCAAACTGGGCTCATCACATCACCGCCGATTTAGCCGACCCGGCGGGTGTCGCCGACTTCATCGCGGAAGCGGTCGAGATCCTCGGCGACCGAGGCCTGCAGGCGCTGGTCAATAACGCGGCTGTCAGCCCGAAAACGCCTTTTAAGGAACGGCTGGGCTGCTTGAACGGAGACATCGCCGACTGGCGCTGGGTGTTCGAACTGAACTTCTTCGCGCCCTTGACGCTGGCGCGTGGTTTCGCCGTGCCGCTGCGGCGCGGGAAAGGCAGTATCGTCAACATCACCTCGATCGCCGGTCATGCGACCCACCCCTTCGCCGGTTCGGCCTATTCGACCTCCAAGGCTGCACTCTCGGCTCTCACGCGCGAATTGGCGGTGGAGTTGGCGCAGCTCGGCATCCGCGTCAACGCCGTGGCGCCGGGTGAGATCGAGACCGGCATGATCGGACCGGAGTATGAAAGCCTCATCCCGCGTATTCCGATGCAGCGTATGGGCACGCCCGATGAAGTGGCTGCGGCCGTCTTTCGGCTCTGCACGCGTGACTTCGCTTACGTGACCGGAACCGAAGTTTTCGTCACCGGTGGCCAGCATCTCTATTGA
- a CDS encoding universal stress protein translates to MSISSLLAVVDGGPASSAVLAAAVQIGRRYDAYVEALHVQLDPDSSIPLVGEGMSGAMVEQISADLRRSVEDHAKVARTAYEDACRGVDAQPLQANGKAEAGKFVFAWRSVTGREESETAQRALVFDLVIAGRPDAESDGAYAPALEAALFEAGRPVLVVPPGYEGAIGSKMVVGWTGQRECARAVTAALPLLAGAEAVEVVHLNGGEKPPEGNAHDPHTAVAWLTLHGVDARAREVALTDGAGDTLLTTAAEAGANLLVMGAYGHSRLREFVLGGATREVLTHTSLPVLMAH, encoded by the coding sequence ATGTCCATTTCATCGCTGCTCGCCGTTGTCGATGGCGGTCCCGCCAGTTCTGCGGTGCTTGCTGCGGCTGTGCAGATCGGTCGGCGCTACGACGCCTATGTGGAGGCGTTGCACGTTCAACTCGACCCGGACAGTTCCATTCCGCTGGTGGGCGAAGGTATGTCCGGCGCCATGGTCGAGCAGATTTCGGCTGATCTGCGGCGCAGCGTGGAGGATCATGCCAAGGTCGCGCGTACGGCCTATGAAGACGCGTGCCGCGGCGTCGATGCGCAACCGCTTCAGGCCAATGGCAAGGCGGAGGCGGGCAAGTTCGTGTTCGCCTGGCGCAGCGTGACGGGGCGTGAGGAAAGCGAAACGGCTCAGCGCGCACTGGTGTTCGATCTGGTGATCGCCGGACGGCCCGACGCCGAGAGCGATGGGGCCTATGCGCCGGCGTTGGAGGCCGCGCTTTTCGAGGCCGGTCGCCCGGTCCTGGTTGTTCCGCCTGGATACGAAGGCGCGATAGGAAGCAAAATGGTGGTTGGCTGGACCGGCCAGCGCGAGTGCGCGCGGGCGGTAACGGCTGCTCTGCCGCTGTTGGCCGGCGCTGAAGCCGTGGAGGTCGTTCATTTGAACGGCGGTGAAAAACCACCCGAAGGTAACGCCCACGATCCGCACACCGCGGTGGCGTGGCTTACCTTGCATGGCGTCGATGCCAGGGCACGCGAGGTCGCGCTGACGGACGGTGCCGGGGACACGCTGTTGACCACCGCCGCGGAGGCCGGTGCAAATCTTTTGGTAATGGGGGCCTACGGTCACAGCCGGCTGCGTGAGTTCGTGCTCGGTGGCGCGACCCGAGAGGTGCTTACCCACACCAGCCTGCCGGTCCTGATGGCGCACTAA
- a CDS encoding cation diffusion facilitator family transporter codes for MPEPATAKPQRLDARRAGRLMKLATYASVATASVLIVVKLGAWWLTDSVSMLSSLVDSLLDVAASLVTLLAVRQALVPADQEHRFGHGKAEPLAALLQSGLIAGSAVLLAFEVIHRLVRPEAVEHGRLGVAVMVFSIALTFALVRFQRYVVRRTGSSAIAADSLHYFSDLLMNAAVIAALVLASEFGLLRADPLIGLGVACYILYSAYRIGRDALGMLMDRELPPEERERILQVVRGYSEVLGVHDLKTRTSGPRTFIQLHLELDGGMTLYRAHAIAEAVEAELQTAFPDAEVIIHQDPHVLAEETPQYGT; via the coding sequence ATGCCCGAGCCCGCAACAGCCAAGCCGCAACGTCTCGATGCACGCCGCGCCGGCCGCTTGATGAAGCTTGCGACCTACGCTTCGGTCGCGACCGCCTCCGTCCTGATCGTCGTCAAGCTGGGTGCCTGGTGGCTGACGGATTCCGTCAGTATGTTGTCCAGTCTTGTAGACTCCCTACTCGATGTGGCGGCGTCCCTGGTGACCTTGCTCGCGGTTCGTCAGGCACTGGTCCCGGCTGACCAAGAGCATCGCTTCGGCCACGGAAAGGCCGAGCCGCTGGCGGCTTTGCTGCAGTCCGGCTTGATCGCGGGCTCAGCCGTTTTGCTTGCCTTCGAGGTCATTCACCGGTTGGTTCGGCCCGAAGCCGTTGAGCACGGCAGGCTCGGCGTCGCTGTGATGGTCTTCTCTATCGCTTTGACCTTCGCCTTGGTCCGCTTCCAGCGCTATGTCGTGAGGCGGACCGGATCCAGTGCGATCGCCGCCGATTCCTTGCACTACTTTTCAGATCTGCTGATGAACGCGGCGGTGATCGCCGCACTGGTGCTGGCCAGTGAGTTCGGTCTGCTGCGGGCCGATCCGCTGATCGGTCTGGGCGTGGCCTGCTACATTCTCTACAGCGCCTATCGGATCGGGCGCGATGCACTCGGCATGTTGATGGACCGGGAGCTGCCTCCTGAGGAACGGGAGCGGATTCTCCAAGTGGTCCGCGGCTACAGCGAGGTCCTGGGCGTGCACGATCTGAAGACCCGGACGTCGGGGCCGCGCACCTTCATCCAACTCCATCTGGAACTCGATGGCGGCATGACTCTCTACCGTGCTCACGCGATCGCGGAGGCTGTCGAGGCCGAGCTGCAGACGGCCTTTCCAGACGCTGAGGTGATCATCCATCAGGATCCGCATGTCCTGGCCGAAGAGACGCCGCAGTACGGAACCTGA